A genomic stretch from Vibrio neptunius includes:
- a CDS encoding efflux RND transporter permease subunit: protein MAHQSKTPTGMIAWFAQNPVAANLLMVGVIVVGLLSVNSLRKEAFPSLEPDIVTVSVNYDSGDPIQAEEGISIKIEEALETVAGIKRITSTSSASGSHVSIEKETNYSLDALLTDVKTKVDAINNLPTEADNPVIDKARMQDHALWVQLYGDADRATLQDLAEQLKADLLAESAIRDLEIKAEIDPMISVEVNESQLQAYGLSLTDVSDAINAESSTSISTSLRNDQKTVRLKVSEQAYEIEDFKAIPVVTYSDGSQIKLGDIARVTDTFEEDTLSLSRYNQSNSMGIQIVMDEYSDVVQIVEQANKVVEQWRSSNLLPDNVSVETWYDKSTLITERLSLLAKNALTGIALVFIVLALFLNIRVAFWVAASLPFVFFGTLFFMTDSFVGLTINEMTTFGFIMALGIVVDDAVVVGESIYSTRRKDGDSLNSTIIGTLKVAAPTVFGVLTTVVAFLSIAAVDGKMGQIYAQFATVVTICLLLSLVESKFILPSHLAHINTHRSEKKGIWSHIQQGADNGLEWFNHKVYKQVIKQALKFRYAVLMTFIALFILVIGMPLTGAVRIAFFPDIAGDTVSAEISMYNDSSFGQTQTNLLELEANAVKADQQLRASSESQDQSTSYITSLQVIADEDRTGTVQVELSADATYSSGEFADLWLQMSGQMEGMKKLKVLSSMEMVDNFKVELKASDDAMLTQAGNRFKQALEQTSGVSGIDDNLDLGEPQYRFELTEQGRALGLDTSSLAKQVLQSFGGDIVQRFQRGKDEVKVRVRYPEGDRQTLADIQQSSVRTPDGTVVPMLSVANVYSDYQQAEITRIDNLRAVYLTAVVDKDVVSSNELVAQLEKTLVPQLNSLYPTLKIDFTGEAEQQQESTDSMQSTFLMALIVIFALLAIPLKSYVQPLIIMVAIPFGIVGAILGHWLNDLTISILSLNGILALSGVVVNDSLLLVSRFNELTRKHKVPVSEAIVESCSSRLRAVLLTSVTTFAGLAPLLSETSMQAQFLIPAAAALGYGILFATMITLVLTPSLLLIQCDIHNGLNKVKAAVLGHKNLAESV from the coding sequence ATGGCGCATCAATCCAAAACGCCAACAGGTATGATCGCTTGGTTCGCGCAAAATCCGGTTGCCGCGAACCTGCTCATGGTAGGAGTCATTGTTGTCGGCTTATTGTCGGTTAACTCATTGCGCAAGGAAGCATTTCCAAGTTTGGAACCTGATATCGTGACTGTGTCTGTCAATTATGACAGCGGTGATCCTATTCAGGCAGAAGAGGGGATATCGATAAAGATTGAAGAAGCTTTAGAGACGGTCGCAGGCATAAAGCGCATTACGTCGACCTCCAGCGCATCGGGTAGCCACGTGTCGATCGAAAAAGAGACCAACTATAGTCTCGATGCTTTACTGACTGACGTGAAGACCAAAGTAGATGCCATCAACAATTTACCAACGGAAGCTGACAATCCTGTGATTGATAAGGCTCGGATGCAGGACCACGCTTTATGGGTTCAACTTTATGGCGACGCGGACCGCGCCACATTGCAGGATTTGGCGGAGCAGCTTAAAGCCGATTTGCTAGCCGAAAGCGCCATTCGTGATCTGGAGATTAAAGCGGAAATCGATCCTATGATTTCGGTCGAGGTCAATGAGAGTCAATTGCAAGCCTATGGTTTATCGCTTACCGATGTATCTGATGCGATTAATGCCGAATCATCCACTAGTATTTCAACCAGCTTGCGTAATGACCAGAAAACCGTCCGTCTTAAGGTCTCTGAGCAGGCTTACGAGATTGAAGACTTTAAAGCGATCCCTGTTGTCACATACTCCGACGGCAGCCAAATTAAGCTAGGCGATATTGCTCGTGTCACGGATACCTTTGAGGAAGACACTCTCAGCCTGTCACGATACAACCAAAGCAACTCGATGGGTATTCAGATTGTCATGGATGAGTACAGCGACGTGGTGCAAATCGTAGAACAAGCTAACAAAGTGGTAGAACAATGGCGTAGCAGCAATTTGTTGCCTGACAACGTCAGTGTTGAGACTTGGTATGACAAAAGTACGTTGATCACAGAGCGATTGTCTCTTTTGGCCAAAAATGCCCTTACAGGTATCGCTCTGGTGTTTATTGTACTGGCGCTGTTTTTAAACATTCGTGTCGCATTTTGGGTTGCGGCGAGTTTACCGTTCGTCTTCTTCGGCACATTGTTCTTTATGACCGACTCTTTTGTTGGTTTAACCATCAATGAGATGACCACGTTTGGTTTTATCATGGCACTGGGAATTGTCGTTGATGACGCTGTGGTCGTCGGGGAAAGTATTTACTCGACGCGACGGAAAGATGGGGATTCGCTCAACAGCACGATTATTGGCACATTAAAGGTGGCAGCACCGACTGTTTTTGGTGTGCTGACAACCGTCGTGGCGTTTCTTTCAATTGCAGCGGTTGATGGGAAAATGGGCCAGATTTACGCTCAGTTTGCCACTGTGGTTACCATTTGTCTGTTGCTATCCTTGGTTGAATCCAAATTTATTCTGCCGTCGCATCTTGCCCATATCAATACCCATCGAAGTGAGAAGAAAGGTATCTGGAGCCACATCCAGCAAGGTGCAGACAATGGGCTGGAATGGTTCAATCACAAAGTGTACAAGCAGGTAATTAAGCAGGCGTTAAAGTTCCGTTATGCTGTGCTCATGACCTTTATCGCTTTGTTTATTCTCGTGATTGGTATGCCACTGACCGGAGCGGTGAGAATCGCTTTCTTCCCTGACATTGCCGGTGATACGGTCAGTGCTGAAATCAGCATGTACAACGATTCCAGCTTTGGTCAGACTCAAACCAATCTTCTTGAGCTGGAAGCCAATGCGGTTAAGGCCGATCAGCAGCTGAGAGCGAGTAGCGAGAGCCAAGATCAGAGCACATCATACATTACCAGCCTTCAGGTCATCGCCGATGAAGACCGTACTGGAACCGTACAGGTAGAGCTTTCTGCGGATGCAACTTACAGTTCGGGTGAGTTTGCTGACTTGTGGTTGCAGATGTCAGGGCAGATGGAAGGGATGAAGAAGCTTAAAGTGCTCTCGTCAATGGAAATGGTCGATAATTTTAAAGTGGAGCTCAAAGCCAGCGACGACGCGATGCTTACCCAAGCAGGTAATAGATTTAAACAGGCTCTGGAACAGACATCGGGTGTGAGTGGCATTGATGACAATTTAGATCTCGGCGAACCGCAATACCGTTTTGAGCTAACCGAGCAGGGACGTGCGCTAGGTCTGGATACTTCGAGTCTCGCGAAGCAGGTATTGCAATCCTTCGGTGGTGATATTGTTCAGCGCTTCCAGCGTGGCAAAGATGAAGTGAAAGTTCGAGTTCGCTATCCAGAAGGTGATCGCCAAACGCTGGCTGATATTCAGCAATCGAGTGTTCGTACTCCTGATGGTACTGTGGTTCCTATGTTGTCTGTCGCGAATGTCTATTCGGATTACCAACAAGCAGAAATTACACGCATAGACAACTTGCGCGCTGTTTATTTAACCGCAGTAGTGGATAAAGACGTGGTGTCGTCGAATGAGCTGGTGGCTCAGTTGGAGAAAACACTGGTTCCACAGCTGAACTCTCTGTACCCGACACTGAAAATTGACTTTACTGGGGAAGCGGAGCAGCAGCAAGAGTCGACAGACTCAATGCAATCGACCTTCCTTATGGCGTTGATAGTCATCTTTGCATTGCTGGCGATACCATTAAAGTCTTACGTTCAACCGCTTATCATTATGGTAGCGATTCCGTTTGGTATAGTTGGAGCAATCTTAGGTCACTGGCTGAATGATCTGACGATCAGTATCCTGTCGCTAAATGGTATCCTTGCCCTGAGTGGTGTTGTGGTCAATGACAGCTTATTGTTGGTATCACGCTTCAACGAACTGA
- a CDS encoding VOC family protein gives MDETIFPNIQLSHIEIYVKDIAKMEDFYTRKLGFVVTDRGEGENGLVFLSRSPEEHHQIVLSPIHSPKLDESPIDHISFRVKSIGDLKLFNSSLRSVSGINLQTVSHGTTWSLYFRDPENNRFEIFTDTPWHVNQPCKFPISLELSDQELIEFTENEVRNRHGFCPKSDWKIAHKKSLGEFA, from the coding sequence ATGGATGAAACAATCTTTCCAAATATTCAGTTAAGTCATATTGAAATATATGTCAAAGATATAGCAAAGATGGAAGACTTTTATACGAGGAAGTTAGGTTTTGTTGTCACTGACAGAGGCGAAGGGGAAAATGGTCTGGTTTTTTTGAGTCGCAGTCCTGAAGAACACCACCAGATTGTACTCAGTCCCATACACTCGCCTAAGCTTGATGAAAGTCCAATTGATCATATTTCATTTAGAGTGAAAAGTATTGGTGATCTAAAGCTTTTCAATTCATCATTAAGGTCAGTCTCTGGCATCAATTTGCAAACGGTATCTCACGGCACCACTTGGTCTCTATATTTTCGTGATCCTGAAAACAATAGATTTGAAATTTTCACAGATACACCATGGCATGTAAACCAGCCATGTAAGTTCCCTATTAGTCTAGAATTATCTGATCAAGAGTTAATTGAATTTACAGAGAATGAGGTTAGAAATAGGCACGGTTTTTGTCCAAAGAGCGATTGGAAAATCGCTCATAAAAAGAGTTTAGGCGAATTTGCTTAA
- a CDS encoding GNAT family N-acetyltransferase, translated as MSITFRNAKICDAKAISELILPLAKKYVCPTCDPSVHDVLLKSMSEEKVEHYLSTNYHYVVAVTANDEVIGVAGIRDNSHLYHLFVNDRFQGHGLSRQLWEVVKENALNNGNKGIFTVNSAINAESVYLRFGFKRTEGIRNRQGMIDIPMMLEASC; from the coding sequence ATGAGTATAACGTTCAGAAATGCAAAAATTTGTGATGCGAAGGCAATCAGTGAGCTGATTTTACCTTTAGCAAAAAAGTATGTTTGTCCAACGTGTGATCCCTCAGTACACGATGTTTTGCTCAAATCCATGTCAGAAGAAAAGGTAGAGCATTATCTTTCGACAAATTATCACTACGTTGTCGCGGTGACTGCGAATGATGAAGTCATTGGCGTAGCTGGGATTAGAGACAACTCGCATTTGTATCATCTATTCGTAAACGATCGCTTTCAAGGTCATGGACTATCTCGTCAATTATGGGAGGTGGTTAAGGAAAATGCGCTAAATAACGGCAACAAGGGGATATTTACAGTCAATTCAGCGATAAATGCAGAAAGCGTATATTTACGTTTTGGTTTTAAGCGCACTGAAGGTATCAGAAATCGCCAAGGCATGATTGATATTCCAATGATGTTAGAGGCTAGTTGCTAA
- a CDS encoding efflux RND transporter periplasmic adaptor subunit has translation MKKNAITLAVTLVAVGSIFAAIGYNGSHMAQASENSQSEQQATKTLQQPLVQESLNLQQVAVQMTTSASYQAQVVGYGETRSRYQLNYASEVSGRVISLSDDFETGKVVTEGTILARLDDTSYQQALAQAKSDVATAELELLEEQREGEQAKSEWQRSGLDGEPNSPLVLRQPQLASAEANLANAKQALKKAEKDLKDTEIRAPFTALVVSRDVQPGSYLSAGSTVATLYSIERVEVEVPLSEQQWANLPTSRDMGDWQVTLTDSSGAHQWLGQVERRYQHVTQDTRQRSLVVVIDKPLEADSPLYPGTFVKATLSGAEVNGLWEVPASAISQQGEIWTVDEQGLLHKSNASKLFGRDGKVYVTPSLAEERAQVVVRPLSNFKPGMKVTPTEEG, from the coding sequence ATGAAAAAAAATGCCATCACTCTAGCGGTGACACTTGTTGCCGTTGGAAGCATCTTTGCTGCCATTGGCTATAACGGTAGTCATATGGCTCAGGCGAGCGAGAATAGCCAGTCTGAGCAACAAGCAACGAAGACCTTGCAGCAACCATTGGTGCAAGAAAGCTTAAACCTCCAGCAAGTTGCAGTGCAGATGACTACCAGTGCCAGTTATCAAGCTCAGGTTGTGGGTTATGGAGAAACTCGGTCTCGTTATCAACTTAACTATGCCAGTGAGGTCAGTGGCCGAGTGATCAGCCTATCTGATGACTTTGAGACAGGCAAAGTGGTCACTGAGGGCACCATACTAGCAAGGCTGGATGATACGTCGTATCAGCAGGCGTTGGCTCAGGCTAAATCTGATGTCGCGACGGCAGAACTTGAGTTGTTAGAAGAGCAGCGAGAGGGTGAGCAAGCCAAATCTGAATGGCAACGTTCTGGCTTAGATGGGGAACCGAATTCACCTCTAGTTCTTAGACAGCCTCAACTTGCCAGCGCCGAAGCAAACTTAGCCAATGCAAAGCAGGCATTAAAGAAAGCAGAAAAAGACCTCAAAGACACGGAAATACGTGCGCCCTTCACGGCGTTAGTCGTGAGTAGAGATGTGCAGCCGGGGAGCTATTTGAGTGCCGGTAGTACCGTCGCCACTCTCTACAGTATTGAACGTGTTGAAGTGGAAGTTCCATTGTCAGAGCAGCAATGGGCAAATCTGCCAACTTCCCGCGATATGGGAGACTGGCAGGTGACATTGACTGACAGTAGTGGTGCTCACCAATGGCTTGGTCAGGTTGAGAGAAGGTACCAACACGTAACTCAGGACACGCGCCAGCGGTCACTGGTTGTGGTTATCGATAAACCTCTTGAGGCAGACTCACCCCTCTATCCGGGGACTTTCGTAAAAGCAACACTGAGTGGAGCTGAAGTTAATGGCCTTTGGGAAGTGCCAGCGTCTGCAATATCTCAGCAGGGTGAAATATGGACGGTAGATGAACAAGGTTTGCTGCACAAATCGAACGCCAGCAAGCTATTTGGTCGTGATGGTAAAGTTTACGTCACCCCGAGTTTGGCTGAAGAAAGGGCTCAAGTGGTTGTCAGACCGTTGAGTAACTTCAAGCCTGGTATGAAAGTTACGCCAACTGAGGAGGGGTAA
- a CDS encoding ATP-binding cassette domain-containing protein, whose protein sequence is MPELIASQISHQLETGEWLFRSINLSLNHRITGLTGKNGSGKSVLLSILTGDCLPDAGNVERQGRIATYAQLPSELLVSDMTIAQYLGIDDKLQALRAIEQGSTRQEDFDRLSDDWEVEQRAIELMAHLSIALSLDDFCCNLSGGQLAKLQLYYLFEQSPDILLLDEPSNHLDTQGKQWLINKLKAFPGKILLVSHDRALLRCADVICHLSSLGLKSYRGGYDEFQRQYNVEKQALSSKIDTLKSEKKKIERQIQLNAEKALQREAIGNRARRSGSQPKILMDAMKDSAQVTRSAVITNQNNQLKRNQHKLETLKNQQEEVKKQSFYLAQPQKEKRPNLASINDFCVDKRRWQPVSLRIGKTDRIHLSGINGCGKSTLLKALNSPSGNLHQGVKRKTKTVYLDQHFSLLSEKLSVLATLCHFCPNLSERDARIVLAGIGFRKDSVFKKVSVLSGGEKMKLAILMVSHQPSSPLLLLDEPDNHLDIDSKRRLARALAEYPGPFVLVSHDQDFVDDAGISNTLNIMAV, encoded by the coding sequence ATGCCTGAATTAATTGCATCTCAAATTTCACATCAGCTCGAAACGGGTGAATGGTTATTCCGTTCGATAAATTTATCGTTAAATCATCGTATTACTGGCCTAACAGGAAAAAATGGCAGTGGTAAGTCGGTGTTGCTTTCCATCTTGACGGGGGACTGCTTGCCTGACGCTGGCAATGTCGAACGTCAAGGGAGGATTGCTACGTACGCGCAGCTACCTTCAGAGTTGTTAGTCAGCGATATGACTATCGCGCAATACCTTGGTATCGATGACAAACTTCAGGCTCTGAGGGCTATAGAACAAGGAAGCACTCGTCAGGAAGACTTTGACCGCCTTAGCGATGACTGGGAGGTAGAGCAGCGAGCAATAGAGCTTATGGCTCATTTGAGCATTGCGCTGTCATTGGATGACTTTTGTTGCAACCTAAGTGGAGGGCAATTGGCTAAGCTTCAGCTCTATTATTTGTTTGAGCAAAGTCCGGATATTTTGTTGCTTGATGAACCAAGCAATCATCTCGATACCCAAGGAAAACAGTGGTTGATAAATAAACTCAAAGCATTCCCTGGTAAGATTCTATTGGTCAGTCATGATAGAGCGTTACTACGCTGTGCTGATGTTATCTGCCACCTTTCATCATTAGGTTTGAAAAGCTATCGAGGTGGCTATGATGAATTCCAGCGCCAATATAACGTAGAGAAACAGGCTTTAAGCAGCAAGATTGACACTCTCAAATCAGAAAAGAAGAAGATTGAGCGTCAAATCCAGCTCAATGCCGAAAAAGCCCTGCAGCGAGAAGCGATCGGCAACCGCGCAAGAAGATCAGGCAGTCAGCCAAAAATTCTTATGGATGCGATGAAAGATAGCGCGCAAGTTACTCGCTCTGCTGTTATTACCAATCAAAACAATCAGTTGAAACGTAACCAGCACAAGCTGGAGACCTTAAAAAACCAGCAAGAAGAAGTGAAAAAACAGAGCTTTTATCTGGCTCAGCCTCAAAAGGAAAAACGACCCAATCTGGCTTCCATCAATGACTTTTGCGTAGACAAACGTCGTTGGCAGCCTGTTAGCTTAAGGATAGGGAAGACAGACCGCATACATCTATCAGGTATTAACGGTTGCGGTAAATCGACGCTATTAAAAGCGCTGAACTCTCCCTCGGGAAATCTTCACCAAGGAGTGAAACGCAAAACAAAAACCGTCTATCTTGATCAACATTTTAGTTTGTTGAGCGAGAAGCTCAGTGTGCTAGCTACGCTGTGCCACTTTTGTCCTAATTTATCAGAGCGTGATGCTCGGATTGTGCTGGCTGGAATTGGTTTTCGTAAAGACAGCGTCTTTAAAAAGGTTTCTGTGCTGAGTGGTGGAGAGAAAATGAAGCTCGCGATATTGATGGTGAGTCATCAACCCAGCTCGCCGTTACTCTTGCTTGATGAACCAGACAACCATCTAGACATTGATTCAAAGCGGAGATTGGCTAGAGCGCTAGCTGAGTACCCAGGGCCTTTTGTTTTGGTCAGTCATGATCAAGATTTTGTTGATGACGCTGGAATCAGCAACACACTGAATATAATGGCCGTTTAA